One Brachyspira pilosicoli P43/6/78 genomic window carries:
- a CDS encoding PTS sugar transporter subunit IIC, which produces MNKFIENVLLNSVVKLSNNKYISAIKEGVISVISITIVGSFFLLIAYPPVPSSWFETVGLFKWIALNRDIILMPFQATMSIISIFVIIGTAYHLSRNLELPTIPTILISLIAFFMTLDWTKALEAVSFSQVVVTEENQIALMELLKLDSLPNIGETFNVSSAPLKSLGLIIPMDNMGSKGMFVGFLCVIVVCFIFNFFKKKNLTIKMPDGVPEGVIRSFEALIPLLVIVSLFELLHLIPALFPKQFPSGIIDLHVILQKLFFWLPIIINSLPGALIMVFFICFLWCLGIHGSSIVEAFTMPILLQLFEANAQAYISGEAIPYILTNQFYYAFVWIGGGGGTLGLVILMAFVAKSKYMKVLGKSSLAPCLFNINEPIVFGTPIVLNPYLMVPYIAGPMICVVISYIATKIGFISQTVAVVPWTFPAPLYAYFATGGDWKSIILVLINLAVLTAMYFPFLIAYDKKLLLEELKEENK; this is translated from the coding sequence ATGAATAAGTTCATTGAAAATGTTTTGCTTAATAGCGTTGTTAAATTGTCTAATAATAAATATATTAGTGCAATTAAAGAGGGTGTTATATCTGTTATAAGTATAACTATAGTTGGTAGTTTTTTCTTGCTTATAGCATATCCCCCTGTTCCTAGTTCTTGGTTTGAGACAGTTGGACTTTTTAAATGGATTGCATTAAATAGAGATATTATATTAATGCCTTTTCAGGCTACTATGAGTATTATATCTATATTTGTTATAATAGGTACAGCCTATCATTTATCAAGAAATTTAGAGCTTCCTACAATTCCAACTATATTAATTTCTTTGATAGCTTTTTTTATGACTTTAGATTGGACTAAAGCATTAGAAGCTGTATCATTTTCTCAAGTTGTAGTAACAGAGGAAAATCAGATTGCTTTGATGGAATTGTTGAAATTAGATAGTTTACCTAATATTGGAGAGACTTTTAATGTTTCTTCAGCTCCTTTAAAATCTTTAGGTCTTATAATACCTATGGATAATATGGGCAGTAAGGGAATGTTTGTAGGTTTTCTATGTGTAATTGTTGTATGCTTTATATTTAATTTCTTTAAAAAGAAAAACTTAACTATAAAAATGCCGGACGGTGTTCCTGAAGGTGTTATAAGGTCATTTGAAGCTTTAATTCCTTTATTGGTGATAGTGTCATTATTTGAACTTCTTCATTTAATACCAGCATTATTTCCAAAACAATTTCCTTCAGGCATTATAGATTTACATGTAATATTACAAAAATTATTCTTCTGGCTTCCTATTATAATAAACAGTTTGCCAGGTGCATTAATAATGGTGTTTTTTATATGTTTCTTATGGTGTTTGGGTATTCATGGAAGTTCTATAGTAGAGGCTTTCACTATGCCAATACTTTTACAGCTTTTTGAAGCTAATGCTCAGGCATATATAAGCGGCGAGGCTATACCTTATATATTAACAAATCAGTTTTATTATGCTTTTGTATGGATAGGCGGAGGCGGCGGTACTCTTGGACTTGTTATATTGATGGCTTTTGTGGCAAAATCAAAATATATGAAAGTTTTAGGAAAATCTTCTTTGGCTCCTTGTTTGTTTAATATTAATGAACCTATAGTTTTTGGAACTCCTATAGTGCTTAATCCATATTTAATGGTTCCATATATTGCTGGTCCTATGATATGTGTTGTTATTTCTTATATAGCTACTAAGATAGGTTTTATTTCTCAGACTGTTGCTGTTGTGCCTTGGACTTTCCCTGCTCCTTTATATGCTTATTTTGCTACGGGAGGAGATTGGAAGTCTATAATATTGGTTTTAATTAATTTAGCTGTTTTAACTGCTATGTATTTCCCTTTCTTAATAGCTTATGATAAAAAGCTTTTATTAGAAGAGTTAAAAGAAGAAAATAAATAA
- a CDS encoding thioredoxin family protein yields the protein MDPFGEEEKVQEEPIEARVKILGTGCENCRKLEENTIAAIEEAKLDLAIKHVENMEDIAFYGVMSTPALVLDDKVLSYGKVLSKEEIIELLKANL from the coding sequence ATAGATCCCTTCGGTGAAGAGGAAAAAGTACAGGAAGAACCTATTGAGGCAAGAGTAAAAATACTTGGCACAGGCTGTGAAAATTGCAGAAAATTAGAAGAAAATACTATAGCTGCAATCGAAGAAGCTAAACTTGATTTGGCTATTAAACATGTAGAAAATATGGAAGATATAGCATTTTATGGTGTTATGTCAACTCCAGCTTTGGTTTTAGATGATAAGGTTCTTTCTTATGGAAAAGTATTAAGTAAAGAAGAGATCATTGAATTATTGAAAGCTAATTTATAA
- a CDS encoding catalase, translating into MSDKKLTTEFGAPVENNQHSMTAGARGPMLLQDVWFMEKMAHFDREVIPERRMHAKGSGAYGTFTVTHDITKYTKAKIFSEVGKKTDLFVRFSTVAGERGAADAERDIRGFAIKFYTEEGNWDLVGNNTPVFYFRDPLKFPDLNHAVKRDPKTNMRSAQNKWDFLTSLPEAIHQITIDMSDRGIPYSYRHMHGFSSHAYSFINKEGKRYWVKFHFKTQQGIKNLTDEEAAAIIAKDRESSQKDLFEAIERGDFPKWDMKIQIMTEEQANASKRNPFDLTKTWSQKEYPLIDVGVLELNRNPENYFAEVEQSAFSPSTIVPGIGFSPDRMLQGRLFSYTDTQRYRLGVNYASIPVNAPKFKANTYHRDGYMRVESNGSKVEYEPNSQGEWKEQREYAEPPLKIYGDAYRYDHREDDDDYYTDARALFNLMTDAQKQVLFENTARDMNGVTKEVQLRHIKNCMNVDKAYGLGVAKALGFDEKDIK; encoded by the coding sequence ATGTCAGATAAAAAATTAACAACTGAATTTGGTGCCCCTGTAGAGAATAATCAACATTCTATGACAGCAGGTGCAAGAGGACCTATGTTGCTTCAAGATGTATGGTTTATGGAAAAGATGGCACATTTTGATAGAGAAGTTATACCAGAAAGAAGAATGCACGCTAAAGGTTCTGGGGCTTATGGTACATTTACAGTTACTCATGATATAACAAAATATACTAAAGCAAAAATATTCTCTGAAGTTGGAAAGAAAACAGATTTATTTGTAAGATTTTCTACTGTAGCAGGTGAGAGGGGAGCTGCTGATGCTGAGAGAGATATAAGAGGATTTGCTATTAAGTTTTATACTGAAGAAGGAAACTGGGACTTGGTAGGAAACAATACTCCTGTATTTTATTTTAGAGACCCTTTGAAATTCCCTGATTTAAACCATGCTGTAAAAAGAGACCCAAAAACTAATATGAGAAGTGCTCAAAACAAATGGGATTTCTTAACTTCACTTCCTGAAGCTATTCACCAAATAACTATAGATATGAGCGATAGAGGTATACCTTATAGTTATAGGCATATGCATGGATTTAGCAGTCATGCTTATAGCTTTATAAACAAAGAAGGCAAAAGATATTGGGTAAAATTCCATTTCAAAACTCAGCAAGGAATTAAAAACCTTACAGATGAAGAAGCTGCAGCAATAATAGCAAAAGACAGAGAAAGCTCTCAAAAAGATTTGTTTGAAGCTATAGAAAGAGGTGACTTCCCTAAATGGGATATGAAAATTCAAATAATGACTGAAGAACAAGCAAATGCAAGCAAAAGAAATCCATTTGACTTAACTAAAACTTGGTCGCAAAAAGAATATCCTCTAATTGATGTTGGTGTTTTAGAATTAAATAGAAACCCTGAAAACTATTTCGCAGAAGTAGAACAATCAGCATTCAGCCCTTCTACAATAGTGCCAGGTATTGGATTCTCACCAGACAGAATGCTTCAAGGAAGATTATTCTCATACACTGATACTCAAAGATATAGATTAGGTGTAAATTATGCTAGCATTCCAGTAAATGCTCCTAAGTTTAAAGCTAATACTTATCACAGAGACGGATACATGAGAGTAGAGTCTAATGGTTCTAAAGTAGAATATGAACCAAACTCACAAGGTGAATGGAAAGAGCAAAGAGAATATGCTGAACCGCCTTTGAAGATTTACGGTGATGCTTATAGATATGACCATAGAGAAGATGATGATGATTATTATACAGATGCAAGAGCTTTATTTAATCTTATGACAGATGCACAAAAACAAGTGTTGTTTGAAAATACAGCAAGAGATATGAATGGTGTTACTAAAGAAGTACAATTAAGACATATTAAAAACTGTATGAATGTTGATAAAGCTTATGGACTTGGGGTTGCCAAAGCATTAGGTTTTGATGAGAAGGATATAAAATAA
- a CDS encoding alpha-galactosidase, producing MISIIENHKKRKLFFLNTISSSLVLMVHEDNYVFMPYWGAKIEANNIDYIIDEITEANYMAYTDNRKKFQLEVIPQIYPSYGYTDLKEPAFHFLHRDGSRITDLRYKSHNIYKTKKKLEGLPTVLSDEHSEVLELVLFDELKKIEVTITLAVFEKYNAITKSVKVINKHETDSLYIEKIMSANIDLQESNFELLHLSGAWGRECHIKRRKLEQGMQSIGSVRGASGHGQNPFAALISPNADENNGEVYAMNFVYSGNFKASVEVDMHLNTRFQMGINDFDFGWTLMPNEKFQTPEAVLVYTNKGLGDMSRTFHKLYQDCLMSKKYAYKERPILINSWESNYFDFNKESLLKLAKEAKNIGAELFVLDDGWFGKRDDDKSSLGDWIPNEKKLGGSLSALIDDINKTGLSFGLWFEPEMVSPDSDLFRKHPEWAIQVKGRKIETSRYQYVLDLSNPEVCGYIINFMTDILSKNNISYVKWDMNRNITNLGSSYLKPEKQKEQSHRYMLGLYSVLENIVNAFPNILFESCAGGGGRCDAGMLYYMPQVWTSDDTDAIERLAIQYGASLIYPSISLACHISDIPNHQTHRKETIETRANVAMWGNLGLELNLNKISKEDKKIISEKLEVYKLIRSTVQFGSLYRLKGLDYGNEYAWLHKSIDEKTIVVNYVQINMVPNLLTKRLRLEALEPKSKYKVNDFDKIYTGEELMNIGLVLGEIVEDAIAIQWIIKKID from the coding sequence ATGATTAGTATTATCGAAAATCATAAAAAAAGAAAACTATTCTTTTTAAACACTATCTCATCATCTTTAGTATTAATGGTTCATGAAGATAATTATGTATTTATGCCTTATTGGGGGGCAAAAATAGAGGCAAACAATATAGATTATATTATTGATGAAATAACTGAAGCTAATTATATGGCATATACTGATAATAGAAAAAAATTTCAGCTTGAAGTAATACCTCAAATATATCCTTCTTACGGTTACACAGATTTAAAAGAACCAGCATTTCATTTTCTACATAGAGACGGTTCAAGAATAACAGACTTGCGTTATAAATCACATAACATATATAAAACTAAAAAGAAATTAGAAGGACTTCCTACAGTGTTATCAGATGAGCATAGTGAAGTATTAGAATTAGTTTTATTTGATGAGTTGAAAAAAATTGAAGTAACAATTACTTTAGCTGTATTTGAAAAATATAATGCAATAACAAAATCAGTAAAAGTAATAAATAAACATGAAACAGATTCTTTATACATAGAAAAAATAATGTCAGCAAATATAGACCTTCAGGAATCAAATTTTGAATTGCTTCATTTGTCTGGTGCTTGGGGAAGAGAATGTCATATTAAGAGAAGGAAATTAGAGCAGGGAATGCAGTCTATAGGAAGTGTGAGAGGTGCATCAGGACATGGTCAAAACCCCTTTGCTGCTTTAATATCTCCTAATGCTGATGAAAATAATGGGGAAGTATATGCTATGAATTTCGTATACAGCGGAAATTTTAAAGCAAGTGTTGAAGTGGACATGCATTTAAATACTAGATTTCAAATGGGAATAAATGATTTTGATTTTGGTTGGACATTAATGCCTAATGAAAAGTTTCAAACTCCTGAAGCTGTGCTTGTATATACAAACAAAGGTTTAGGTGATATGTCGAGAACTTTCCATAAACTTTATCAAGATTGTTTGATGTCAAAAAAATATGCTTATAAAGAGCGTCCTATTTTGATAAACAGTTGGGAATCCAATTATTTTGATTTTAATAAAGAAAGTCTTTTAAAATTAGCTAAAGAGGCAAAAAATATAGGAGCTGAATTATTTGTATTAGATGATGGTTGGTTTGGTAAAAGAGATGATGATAAAAGTTCTTTGGGAGATTGGATACCTAATGAAAAAAAACTTGGCGGAAGTTTGTCTGCTTTGATAGATGATATAAATAAAACTGGATTAAGTTTTGGATTATGGTTTGAACCTGAAATGGTATCTCCTGATAGTGATTTATTTAGAAAACACCCAGAGTGGGCTATTCAAGTTAAAGGCAGAAAAATAGAGACTTCAAGATATCAGTATGTATTAGATTTAAGTAATCCTGAAGTATGCGGCTATATAATAAACTTTATGACTGATATTTTATCAAAAAATAATATTTCTTATGTTAAATGGGATATGAATAGAAATATTACAAATTTAGGTTCATCTTATCTAAAACCTGAAAAGCAAAAGGAACAATCTCATAGATATATGTTAGGTCTTTACAGTGTATTAGAAAATATTGTTAATGCATTTCCTAATATATTATTTGAAAGCTGTGCAGGAGGCGGCGGAAGATGCGATGCTGGTATGCTTTATTATATGCCTCAGGTTTGGACAAGTGATGATACTGATGCTATAGAAAGACTCGCTATACAATATGGAGCTTCTTTAATTTATCCTTCAATATCTTTAGCTTGCCATATTTCTGATATACCTAATCATCAAACACATAGGAAGGAAACTATAGAAACAAGAGCAAATGTTGCTATGTGGGGTAATTTGGGATTAGAATTAAACTTAAATAAAATAAGTAAAGAAGATAAAAAAATTATATCAGAAAAATTGGAAGTTTATAAACTCATAAGAAGTACTGTTCAGTTTGGAAGTCTTTACAGATTAAAAGGTTTAGATTATGGTAATGAATATGCTTGGCTTCATAAGAGTATTGATGAAAAAACTATAGTTGTAAATTATGTGCAAATAAATATGGTTCCTAATTTATTAACAAAGCGTTTGCGTTTAGAGGCATTAGAGCCTAAAAGTAAATATAAAGTAAATGACTTTGATAAAATCTACACTGGAGAAGAGTTAATGAATATTGGGCTTGTGCTTGGAGAGATAGTGGAAGATGCTATAGCTATTCAATGGATAATAAAAAAGATTGATTAA
- a CDS encoding substrate-binding domain-containing protein, whose product MKKILIFLSLVSMFMLTSCGGGASSSTDIVITGSSSVSPLMFKLAEKFEEVNSNYTVTVETSDSTIGVQDTINGNNNIGMASRNLKEDELPSLDAYLLCQDGIVIIANKDADIAQISEEELYNLYMNNTAIGTVTKSISREDGSGTRSAFTDLTSIGKENPLPATVEILDGTGKVKTSVMSDASKIGYISLGSIDDTIKPLAYKAKGQNEYVQASVENIKSDAYKLYRPFYIFTKKGVELDEGTKAFLDFINSEAGKAVINENGYVAN is encoded by the coding sequence ATGAAAAAGATTTTGATTTTCTTAAGTCTCGTAAGTATGTTCATGCTTACTTCTTGCGGCGGCGGCGCCTCTAGTTCTACTGATATCGTTATAACAGGTTCTTCTTCAGTTTCCCCTCTAATGTTCAAATTAGCTGAAAAGTTTGAAGAAGTTAATTCCAACTATACTGTAACAGTAGAAACATCAGATTCAACTATTGGAGTTCAGGACACTATAAACGGAAACAACAATATAGGTATGGCTTCAAGAAATTTGAAAGAAGATGAGTTACCAAGTTTAGATGCTTATTTATTGTGTCAAGATGGTATAGTAATCATCGCTAATAAAGATGCTGACATTGCTCAGATAAGCGAAGAAGAATTATACAATCTTTACATGAATAATACTGCTATAGGAACTGTAACTAAATCTATTTCAAGAGAAGACGGTTCTGGTACAAGAAGTGCTTTTACAGACTTAACTTCTATCGGCAAAGAAAATCCATTACCTGCAACTGTTGAAATATTAGATGGAACAGGAAAGGTTAAAACATCAGTAATGAGTGATGCTTCAAAGATTGGATATATTTCTTTGGGTTCTATTGATGATACAATAAAGCCTTTAGCATATAAAGCAAAAGGTCAAAATGAATATGTTCAAGCATCAGTAGAAAATATTAAAAGTGATGCCTACAAGCTATACCGTCCTTTCTATATATTCACTAAAAAGGGTGTTGAGCTCGATGAAGGAACTAAGGCATTCTTAGACTTCATTAATAGTGAAGCAGGGAAAGCGGTCATAAATGAAAACGGCTATGTAGCTAACTAA
- the pstC gene encoding phosphate ABC transporter permease subunit PstC produces the protein MSKNINKYKFNEIIDNIMRYVFFICSIFSVIVVFSICIFIFIYSVPIFKEVGFFKFVFGMNWSPSTKDFGILPMIVGSLYITILSVFLGGGFGFFTAVYISMFAPKNIRVILSQVIDLLAGIPSIVYGFFGMVVLVPFLKNLSPNDVGEGVLASSIILAIMILPTITSITRYNLEAVYKYYYDGARALGNTHSQAIFGVIVKAAKSGIFSAIVLGMGRAIGETMAVMMVAGNAPFIPKDLFSYFRTMTINIALEMGYATGNHRSALIATAFVLLIFILIINIVLSILKRNNLYFSFSFSSLFRKNKELKTNINDFSFKKFDMKMSTIKASILEYISVFASIVSTLLLVFIVLFILIRGLPHITLNLLFGESNNSQMTLLPAIVSTSMMLFMSLIIAIPLGVFAAIYLTEYSKAKSQLISIIRIFTDSLSGIPSIVFGLFGMLVFANLFGMGRSILAGSLTLVLIILPSIIRQTEETLLSIPASLREGSLALGASKVRTIFKIVLPCGFSGIMTSVILSIGRIVGESAALIYTAGAVRYMPKGYFSAGSSFSVMMWMFSSEGLYINQTFATASILLIMVILLNASLFLVNTKLKKDY, from the coding sequence TTGAGTAAGAATATTAATAAATATAAGTTTAATGAAATAATAGATAATATAATGAGATATGTATTTTTTATATGTTCTATATTTTCAGTTATAGTTGTATTTTCAATATGTATTTTTATATTTATCTATAGTGTGCCAATATTTAAAGAGGTTGGATTTTTTAAATTTGTTTTTGGAATGAATTGGTCGCCTTCAACAAAGGACTTTGGAATATTGCCGATGATTGTAGGCTCTTTATATATCACAATTCTTTCTGTATTTCTTGGAGGAGGATTTGGTTTTTTTACGGCAGTTTATATATCAATGTTTGCTCCAAAAAATATAAGAGTAATATTATCTCAGGTAATAGATTTGCTTGCGGGCATTCCTTCTATAGTTTATGGTTTTTTTGGAATGGTGGTATTAGTTCCTTTTCTAAAAAACTTATCTCCTAATGATGTAGGCGAAGGTGTGTTAGCTAGTTCTATAATACTTGCTATAATGATACTTCCTACTATAACATCAATTACAAGATACAATTTGGAAGCTGTTTACAAATATTATTATGACGGTGCTAGGGCTTTGGGTAACACTCATTCACAAGCTATTTTTGGTGTTATAGTAAAGGCAGCAAAGTCTGGAATATTTTCTGCTATAGTGCTTGGTATGGGTAGGGCTATTGGGGAAACAATGGCTGTTATGATGGTGGCAGGTAATGCTCCTTTTATACCTAAAGATTTATTCTCATATTTTAGAACTATGACTATTAATATAGCATTAGAGATGGGTTATGCAACAGGTAATCATAGGTCCGCATTAATTGCAACTGCTTTTGTGCTTCTTATATTTATACTTATTATCAATATAGTACTTTCTATTCTAAAAAGAAATAATTTATATTTTTCATTTTCTTTTTCTAGTCTTTTTAGAAAAAACAAAGAGCTTAAAACAAATATAAATGATTTTTCTTTTAAGAAGTTTGACATGAAAATGAGTACTATAAAGGCTAGTATTTTAGAATATATTTCTGTGTTTGCTTCTATTGTATCTACATTGCTTTTAGTATTTATAGTATTATTTATACTTATTAGAGGGCTTCCTCATATAACATTAAATTTACTATTTGGTGAAAGCAACAATTCTCAAATGACGCTTTTGCCTGCAATAGTTTCTACTTCTATGATGCTTTTTATGTCTTTAATAATAGCTATTCCATTAGGAGTATTTGCTGCTATTTATTTAACAGAATATTCAAAAGCAAAGAGTCAATTAATATCTATAATAAGAATATTTACAGACAGTTTATCAGGAATACCTTCAATAGTGTTTGGGCTTTTTGGTATGTTGGTATTTGCTAATTTGTTTGGCATGGGAAGAAGCATATTAGCAGGTTCTCTCACATTGGTTTTAATAATACTTCCTTCTATAATAAGACAAACAGAAGAGACATTATTATCAATACCTGCAAGTTTAAGAGAGGGTAGTTTGGCATTAGGAGCTTCAAAGGTAAGAACAATATTTAAGATAGTTTTGCCTTGCGGTTTCTCTGGAATAATGACTTCTGTTATTTTAAGTATTGGTAGGATAGTTGGAGAGAGTGCTGCTTTAATATATACTGCAGGTGCTGTTAGATATATGCCTAAGGGTTATTTTAGTGCTGGAAGTTCTTTTTCTGTTATGATGTGGATGTTTTCAAGCGAGGGTCTTTACATTAATCAAACATTCGCTACTGCAAGCATTTTGCTTATAATGGTTATACTTCTTAATGCTTCATTATTTTTAGTGAATACAAAATTAAAAAAAGATTATTAA
- the pstB gene encoding phosphate ABC transporter ATP-binding protein PstB yields the protein MANELNNTVNFNFDTDIAIKVRDLDLYYESFQALKKINIDINKNSVTAFIGPSGCGKSTLLKTFNRMNDLVPNCKIEGDIEIAGVNIYNKNVNVSYLRKNVGMVFQKSNLFAMSVYDNIAYGPRTFGIKKKSELDEIVEYSLTKAAIWDDIKDRLNKNALGLSGGQQQRLCIARALSVNPKILLMDEPTSALDPISTGKIEDLVDELKNEYTIVIVTHNMQQAMRVSDKTAFFLFGEIIEYRDTEEIFSKPQDQRTERYITGRFG from the coding sequence ATGGCTAATGAATTAAATAATACAGTAAACTTCAATTTTGATACTGATATAGCTATTAAAGTTAGAGATTTAGATTTATATTATGAATCTTTTCAGGCTTTAAAAAAGATAAATATTGATATAAACAAAAACAGCGTAACAGCTTTTATAGGACCTTCTGGCTGCGGAAAATCTACTCTTTTAAAAACTTTTAATAGAATGAATGATTTAGTTCCAAACTGCAAAATAGAAGGGGATATAGAAATAGCTGGAGTTAATATATATAATAAAAATGTTAATGTATCGTATTTAAGAAAAAATGTAGGAATGGTTTTTCAGAAATCTAATCTTTTTGCTATGAGCGTTTATGATAATATTGCTTATGGACCAAGAACTTTTGGAATAAAAAAGAAATCAGAGCTAGATGAGATAGTTGAATATAGTTTAACAAAGGCTGCTATTTGGGACGATATAAAAGACAGACTTAATAAAAATGCTTTAGGTCTTTCTGGAGGTCAGCAGCAGAGATTATGTATTGCTAGGGCTTTATCTGTTAATCCAAAAATACTTCTTATGGACGAGCCTACAAGTGCATTAGACCCAATAAGTACTGGTAAAATAGAAGACCTTGTTGATGAGCTTAAAAATGAATACACTATAGTAATAGTTACGCATAATATGCAGCAGGCTATGAGAGTTTCTGATAAGACGGCTTTCTTTTTGTTTGGTGAGATTATAGAATATAGAGATACTGAAGAGATATTCTCTAAGCCTCAAGACCAAAGAACAGAGAGATACATTACTGGAAGATTTGGTTAA
- the phoU gene encoding phosphate signaling complex protein PhoU, whose amino-acid sequence MKKFEEELNKLTEYVVEAGDMIIEALRNSTKALTNGDIELANQVIENDRNINRISYKIESSSLKMLLLEHPVATDLRIVSSALKIATDLERIGDQAKDICDLLRFLLEGNVYKNNIETIIEMSNIIDEMINNCLKAFKEKNGELSKSVIERDDYVDKLFYKMRDAMVNLIKSGTENADQAIYLMMIAKYFEKMGDHAENIAKWVYYYSTGDRVK is encoded by the coding sequence ATGAAAAAATTTGAAGAAGAATTAAATAAATTAACAGAATATGTTGTTGAAGCAGGAGATATGATAATAGAGGCTTTAAGAAACTCTACAAAGGCTTTAACAAATGGAGATATTGAATTAGCAAATCAAGTTATAGAAAATGACAGAAATATAAATAGAATATCTTACAAAATAGAAAGCTCATCATTAAAAATGCTTTTATTAGAACACCCTGTTGCAACAGATTTAAGAATAGTTTCATCAGCATTAAAGATAGCTACAGATTTAGAGAGAATAGGTGACCAGGCTAAGGATATATGCGATTTGCTTAGATTTTTATTAGAAGGAAATGTGTATAAAAATAATATTGAAACTATAATAGAGATGTCTAATATTATTGATGAGATGATTAATAATTGTCTTAAGGCATTTAAAGAGAAAAATGGAGAATTATCTAAGAGTGTTATAGAGAGAGATGATTATGTGGATAAATTATTCTACAAGATGCGTGATGCTATGGTTAATTTAATAAAGAGCGGAACTGAGAATGCTGACCAGGCTATATATTTGATGATGATAGCTAAGTATTTTGAGAAGATGGGGGACCATGCTGAAAATATAGCTAAGTGGGTTTATTATTACAGCACAGGCGACAGGGTGAAATAA
- the rpmB gene encoding 50S ribosomal protein L28, protein MARVCEICGKGKQNGHSVSHSNIKTKRSFNANLQNIKIELNGSTKKALVCTKCIKGNKVVKAK, encoded by the coding sequence ATGGCAAGAGTATGTGAAATATGTGGCAAAGGTAAACAGAATGGACATAGCGTTAGCCACTCAAATATTAAAACTAAACGCTCATTCAATGCTAACTTGCAAAATATAAAAATAGAACTTAATGGTTCTACTAAAAAAGCTTTGGTTTGCACTAAATGTATTAAAGGAAACAAAGTAGTAAAAGCTAAATAA